From a region of the Panicum virgatum strain AP13 chromosome 2K, P.virgatum_v5, whole genome shotgun sequence genome:
- the LOC120670344 gene encoding uncharacterized protein LOC120670344 yields MAAAAAAETTGPAPAKEDLEKKVELMKEIRAHEVAIAELQNLHPSRAVYQKAGNIFFRKSVKSVVTREQKQLDLAKAGLSKLNQA; encoded by the exons atggcggcggcggcggcggcggagacgacGGGGCCGGCACCGGCGAAGGAGGATTTGGAGAAAAAGGTGGAGCTCATGAAGGAG ATACGGGCGCACGAGGTGGCGATCGCGGAGCTCCAGAACCTGCATCCTTCCCGG GCGGTGTACCAGAAGGCCGGCAACATCTTCTTCCGCAAGAGCGTCAAATCGGTGGTCACGAGGGAGCAGA AGCAACTTGACCTGGCGAAGGCTGGGTTGAGCAAGCTGAACCAGGCCTGA
- the LOC120670333 gene encoding serine/arginine repetitive matrix protein 1-like: MGRPRATPAAASRPRRNPKPKQDPSFLFPLASPAPASRTRTRKRPVRGGASSPASSSPGSSPADLGISFLSSPGSSASPPKPRARAKPAARSPLVASPRVAAASPSPAVSPQPAPAAGASSVGDLRSAVASQMEDLKRRLDAFHSRAHADLDASFSRVSKRIKTQNQTCQQLTDEVDKEYKKMSDNIKQSSEIVKAKFKQIIAEAQSSTTRVCKVTIPEMTKSVEKAIDGLRSRYNISMPA; the protein is encoded by the exons ATGGGGAGGCCACGAgcgacccccgccgccgcctccaggccGAGGCGCAACCCCAAGCCGAAGCAGGacccctccttcctcttcccgctcgcgtcgccggcgcccgcgtcgcgcacccgcacccgcaagcgccccgtccgcggcggcgcttcctCCCCCGCGTCGTCGTCCCCGGGCTCCTCCCCCGCCGACCTCGGCATCAGCTTCCTCTCCTCGCCGGgctcctccgcctcgccccCGAAGCCCAGGGCACGGGCCAAgcccgccgcgcgctcgccgctcgTCGCCAgcccccgcgtcgccgccgcctccccttccCCCGCCGTGTCTCCCcagcccgcgccggcggctgggGCGTCCAGCGTCGGGGACCTCAGGAGCGCCGTCGCCTCGCAGATGGAGGACCTCAAGCGCCGCCTCGACGCGTTCCACTCCCGCGCGCACGCCGACCTCGACGCGTCCTTCTCCCGCGTCTCCAAGCGAATAAAG ACCCAAAACCAGACCTGTCAGCAACTAACAGATGAAGTTGACAAGGAGTACAAGAAGATGTCTGATAATATAAAACAAAGTTCTGAGATTGTCAAG GCAAAGTTCAAGCAGATCATTGCAGAGGCACAGTCATCCACGACTCGTG TGTGCAAGGTGACTATCCCTGAGATGACAAAATCTGTGGAGAAAGCTATTGATGGTCTTCGTAGCCGTTATAATATCTCAATGCCAGCTTAG